A region of Dioscorea cayenensis subsp. rotundata cultivar TDr96_F1 chromosome 5, TDr96_F1_v2_PseudoChromosome.rev07_lg8_w22 25.fasta, whole genome shotgun sequence DNA encodes the following proteins:
- the LOC120260329 gene encoding beta-fructofuranosidase, insoluble isoenzyme 3-like, whose protein sequence is MGIHNKVFSTCVFLVWFCFCLPGIIWVAEASHVVYQELKSVSPSIVGSQYRTGYHFQPPKNWINDPNGPMYHNGIYHLFYQYNTNGSVWGNIVWAHSVSSDLINWIPLEPAIYPSKKFDINGTWSGSATLLPGNKPVIFYTGIDPQGRQVQNLAFPKDLADPYLREWTKPDYNPVIQPDASIEPSKFRDPTTAWFGLDGHWRVVIGSRRKMRGMAVLYRSRDFVKWVKAQHPLHSSKDTGMWECPDFFPVSLKGKKGLDTSVSGPGVKHVLKVSLDMTRYEYYTVGTYYHMIDRYIPDNSSADDHTGLRYDYGNFYASKTFFDEAKQRRILWGWSNESDTVKDDIKKGWAGIQTIPRALWLDPSGKQLVQWPVEELETLRGKQVNLYDKELKSGDIYEVKGISSAQASLYLIFEISGLDKAEPFEEFWSDPQVLCGQKGAAVEGGVGPFGLLVLASGDREEQTAVLFRVFKAPNKHVVLMCHDPSKSSLRPGMYKPSFAGFVDVDINKTKKISLRSLIDHSVLESFGAEGKTCITSRVYPSKAIGQDAHLFVFNNGSEDVRITQLSAWEMTSPRMN, encoded by the exons ATGGGGATTCACAATAAAGTTTTCTCAACTTGTGTCTTCCTGGTTTGGTTCTGCTTTTGCCTCCCAGGAATTATTTGGGTGGCAGAGGCTTCCCATGTGGTGTACCAAGAGCTCAAGTCTGTTTCTCCCTCCATTGTTGGCAGTCAATATAGGACTGGGTATCACTTCCAACCCCCCAAGAATTGGATTAATG ATCCAAATG GGCCAATGTACCACAATGGCATATACCATCTCTTCTACCAGTACAACACCAATGGTTCAGTGTGGGGCAATATTGTGTGGGCTCACTCTGTTTCCTCCGACCTGATCAATTGGATACCATTGGAGCCGGCCATCTACCCTTCAAAGAAATTTGACATCAATGGCACCTGGTCCGGCTCGGCGACACTCCTCCCAGGAAACAAACCTGTCATCTTCTACACTGGCATTGATCCTCAAGGCCGTCAGGTCCAAAACCTCGCCTTCCCAAAGGACCTTGCTGATCCGTATCTTCGAGAATGGACCAAACCAGATTACAACCCTGTCATCCAACCAGATGCCTCCATTGAACCTAGCAAGTTTCGTGACCCGACAACGGCTTGGTTTGGCCTTGACGGGCACTGGAGGGTCGTCATTGGCAGCAGGCGCAAGATGAGAGGAATGGCAGTGTTGTACAGGAGCAGAGACTTTGTGAAATGGGTGAAGGCCCAGCACCCATTGCACTCCTCCAAGGATACCGGAATGTGGGAATGCCCGGATTTTTTCCCAGTGTCCTTGAAGGGTAAGAAAGGCCTTGACACATCTGTGAGTGGACCTGGAGTGAAGCATGTGCTCAAAGTGAGCTTGGACATGACAAG GTACGAGTATTATACAGTGGGGACATATTATCATATGATCGATAGGTACATTCCTGATAACAGCTCGGCTGATGATCATACTGGATTGAGGTACGATTATGGGAACTTTTATGCGTCCAAGACATTCTTTGATGAGGCAAAGCAGAGGAGGATTTTGTGGGGATGGTCAAATGAATCCGACACTGTCAAGGATGATATAAAGAAGGGTTGGGCTGGCATTCAA acCATTCCAAGGGCTCTTTGGCTGGATCCTAGTGGTAAGCAACTTGTCCAATGGCCAGTGGAGGAACTAGAAACCTTGAGAGGAAAACAAGTTAATTTATATGACAAAGAACTCAAGTCTGGTGACATATATGAAGTTAAAGGAATATCATCCGCACAGGCTAGTCTCTACCTCA TTTTTGAGATTTCTGGGCTGGATAAAGCAGAGCCCTTTGAAGAATTCTGGTCTGATCcacaagttctttgtggtcaaaAGGGTGCGGCCGTGGAAGGTGGAGTTGGTCCATTTGGGCTGCTGGTTCTGGCCTCTGGGGACAGGGAAGAGCAAACTGCTGTTCTTTTCAGAGTATTCAAAGCTCCCAACAAGCATGTGGTCCTTATGTGTCATGACCCTAGCAA ATCTTCTTTGAGACCAGGCATGTACAAGCCAAGCTTTGCAGGATTTGTGGATGTGGATATCAACAAGACCAAGAAAATATCTCTCAGATCTttg ATTGATCACTCTGTGTTAGAGAGTTTTGGGGCTGAAGGAAAAACATGCATCACATCAAGGGTTTATCCAAGTAAAGCAATAGGACAAGATGCACATCTGTTTGTGTTTAATAATGGGTCGGAAGATGTGCGAATTACACAGTTGAGTGCATGGGAAATGACTAGCCCACGTATGAATTGA
- the LOC120262135 gene encoding beta-fructofuranosidase, insoluble isoenzyme 3-like isoform X2 encodes MGIHNKVFSTCVFLVWFCFCLPGSIWVAEASHVVYPELQSVSPSIVDSQYRTGYHFQPPKNWINDPNGPMYHNGIYHLFYQYNTNGSVWGNIVWAHSVSFDLINWIPLEPAIYPSKKFDMNGTWSGSATLLPGNKPVIFYTGIDPQGRQVQNLAFPKDLADPYLREWTKPDYNPVIQPDASIEPSKFRDPTTAWFGLDGLWRIVIGSRRKMRGMAMLYRSRDFVRWVKAKHPLHSSKDTGMWECPDFFPVSLKGKRGLETSVSGPGVKHVLKVSLDMTRYEYYTMGTYYHMIDRYIPDNSSADDHTGLRYDYGNFYASKTFFDEAKQRRILWGWSNESDTVNDDKTKGWAGIQTIPRALWLDPSGKQLVQWPVEELETLRGKQVNLYDKELKSGDIYEVKGISSAQADVEVSFEISGLDKAEPFEEFWSDPQVLCGQKGAAVEGGVGPFGLLVLASGDREEQTAVLFRVFKAPNKHVVLMCHDPSKSSLRPGVYKPNFAGFVDVDINKTKKISLRSLFNW; translated from the exons ATGGGGATTCACAACAAAGTTTTCTCAACTTGTGTCTTCCTGGTTTGGTTTTGCTTTTGCCTCCCAGGAAGTATTTGGGTGGCAGAGGCTTCCCATGTGGTGTACCCAGAGCTCCAGTCTGTTTCTCCCTCCATTGTTGACAGTCAATATAGGACTGGGTATCACTTCCAACCCCCCAAGAATTGGATTAATG ATCCAAATG GGCCAATGTACCACAATGGCATATACCATCTCTTCTACCAGTACAACACCAATGGTTCAGTGTGGGGAAATATTGTGTGGGCTCACTCTGTTTCCTTCGACCTGATCAACTGGATACCACTGGAGCCGGCCATCTACCCTTCAAAGAAATTTGACATGAATGGCACCTGGTCCGGCTCGGCGACACTCCTCCCAGGAAACAAACCTGTCATCTTCTACACTGGCATTGATCCTCAAGGCCGTCAGGTCCAAAACCTCGCCTTCCCAAAGGACCTTGCTGATCCGTATCTCCGAGAATGGACCAAACCAGATTACAACCCTGTCATCCAACCAGATGCCTCCATTGAACCTAGCAAATTTCGTGACCCGACAACGGCTTGGTTTGGCCTTGATGGGCTCTGGAGGATTGTCATCGGCAGCAGGCGCAAGATGAGAGGAATGGCAATGTTGTACAGGAGCAGAGACTTTGTTAGATGGGTGAAGGCCAAGCACCCATTGCACTCCTCCAAGGATACCGGAATGTGGGAATGCCCGGACTTTTTCCCAGTGTCCTTGAAGGGTAAGAGAGGTCTTGAGACATCTGTGAGTGGACCTGGAGTGAAGCATGTGCTCAAAGTGAGCTTGGACATGACAAG GTACGAGTATTATACAATGGGGACATATTATCATATGATCGATAGGTACATTCCTGATAACAGCTCGGCTGATGATCATACTGGATTGAGGTACGATTATGGGAACTTTTATGCGTCCAAGACATTCTTTGATGAGGCAAAGCAGAGGAGGATTTTGTGGGGTTGGTCAAATGAATCCGACACTGTCAATGATGATAAAACTAAGGGTTGGGCTGGCATTCAA acCATTCCAAGGGCTCTTTGGCTGGATCCTAGTGGTAAGCAACTTGTCCAATGGCCAGTGGAGGAACTAGAAACCTTGAGAGGAAAACAAGTTAATTTATATGACAAAGAACTCAAGTCTGGTGACATATATGAAGTTAAAGGAATATCATCCGCACAG GCAGATGTGGAGGTTAGCTTTGAGATTTCTGGGCTGGATAAAGCAGAGCCCTTTGAAGAATTCTGGTCTGATCcacaagttctttgtggtcaaaAGGGTGCGGCCGTGGAAGGTGGAGTTGGTCCATTTGGGCTGCTGGTTCTGGCCTCTGGGGACAGGGAAGAGCAAACTGCTGTTCTTTTCAGAGTATTCAAAGCTCCCAACAAGCATGTGGTCCTTATGTGTCATGACCCTAGCAA ATCTTCTCTGAGACCAGGTGTGTACAAGCCAAACTTTGCAGGATTTGTGGATGTGGATATCAACAAGACCAAGAAAATATCACTCAGATCTTTG TTCAATTGGTGA
- the LOC120260548 gene encoding keratin, type II cytoskeletal 2 epidermal-like, with product MSFRRKTFILLLLVVFMSSCISVISSEEERKITAVEKLFGGFRGGFGGSRGGGGSSGGSARGGGASVPRSSGNGHRTSSGKMIPAVVAGSAGSAHARSNERKNNAIGHAQLTHISLATAILCFTILLFV from the exons ATGAGTTTCCGAAGGAAGACTTTTATATTGCTTCTCTTGGTCGTGTTCATGTCTTCCTGCATTTCAg TTATCAGTTCTGAGGAAGAAAGGAAGATAACTGCTGTTGAGAAATTGTTTGGAGGATTTAGAGGTGGTTTTGGAGGATCTAGAGGTGGTGGTGGATCCAGTGGTGGATCAGCTAGAGGTGGTGGTGCCAGTGTTCCTCGGAGTTCAGGCAATGGTCACAGAACAAGTTCAGGAAAGATGATACCTGCAGTAGTGGCCGGAAGTGCTGGTTCTGCACATGCCAGATCAAATGAGAGGAAGAACAATGCAATTGGCCATGCACAACTCACTCACATCTCATTGGCAACTGCAATTCTGTGTTTTACAATCCTGCTCTTTGTTTGA
- the LOC120261897 gene encoding G-type lectin S-receptor-like serine/threonine-protein kinase LECRK3 produces the protein MANFFIIIFFFFFFFFFFSLHGSSVHSQTIKPNITPGSSINSGTNDSWTSPSGHFSFGFYPTPNGFFIGVWLQTSSEKTIIWTANRDDTPITTGSIRLSFDGRLLWSAAGGQETVISNPPEPAAGAAMLDSGNFVLVNSAQKVVWSTFSSPTDTIVPGQTLNPNTQLVSSSSENDPSTGRFRLTNQNDGNLVLYPMYSTNTIDDAYWDSGTYQIGFLITLNLDVNGVLYLSGNNSAVVKNLTQPKTFTASSVEIYHRAVIDVDGILRVYYHSLMKDGSWETGVEWVALSDKCLVKGVCGLNSYCSLVDDAAVCLCPPGFDFVDSYQRSLGCTRSFSGGDCLKDSNITMVELKNTTWVDKTYSIFPSGMSRDDCEAKCMDDCFCKAVLFKSTGECSKQLLPLRYGRMGGNDTVFIKLAAVISNSSSEQHGNNKTTTLLLIISVIFSSLFFILLLFAVFLIFVIRHQRKHLHEKASLNEESPLKSYSYQELEDATNGFREELGRGAFGVVFKGSILSINGEKTIAVKRLQKMVDEGEKEFQREVKAIARTHHRNLVQLLGFCNEGSNRLLVYEYMGNGSLADLLFKRSITGTYPNWKQRTKIAIDVARGLHYLHEEVENHIIHCDIKPQNILIDKSENAKISDFGLAKLLMPEQTKTFTGIRGTRGYLAPEWHKNVAITVKADVFSFGVLLFEIICCKRNMEMEEQGMDCTLVEWVYECFEEGDLRKVLSGEEEVDMVELERMVMVGLWCVHNDPGFRPSMKNVVPMLEGNMIVPRPPLVPPTSFY, from the coding sequence ATGGCcaacttcttcatcatcatcttcttcttcttcttcttcttcttcttcttctctttgcaTGGCTCATCAGTTCATTCTCAAACTATCAAACCAAACATCACTCCCGGTTCATCCATAAACTCCGGCACCAACGACTCATGGACGTCGCCGTCCGGCCACTTCTCATTCGGCTTCTACCCAACACCTAATGGCTTCTTCATCGGAGTATGGCTCCAAACCTCATCGGAGAAAACCATCATCTGGACTGCAAACCGTGATGACACTCCCATCACCACCGGTTCCATCAGACTCTCCTTCGACGGCCGCCTTCTTTGGTCGGCCGCCGGAGGCCAAGAAACAGTCATTTCAAACCCACCGGAGCCCGCCGCCGGCGCCGCCATGCTCGACTCCGGAAACTTCGTCCTTGTTAACTCAGCTCAAAAGGTCGTTTGGTCCACCTTCTCCAGCCCAACAGACACCATAGTTCCAGGCCAAACTCTGAACCCAAACACTCAACTCGTCTCCAGCTCGTCGGAGAATGACCCGTCGACAGGGAGGTTCCGGCTTACCAACCAGAACGACGGCAACCTTGTGCTTTATCCCATGTACAGCACCAACACCATCGATGATGCTTACTGGGATTCCGGCACCTATCAAATTGGTTTTCTTATCACTCTTAACCTTGATGTCAATGGTGTCCTTTACTTGTCTGGTAATAACAGTGCTGTTGTTAAGAATTTAACACAGCCAAAGACTTTTACTGCTTCTTCAGTTGAGATTTACCACAGAGCTGTGATTGACGTGGATGGGATTCTACGTGTTTATTATCACTCGTTGATGAAGGATGGGAGCTGGGAAACAGGGGTGGAGTGGGTGGCTTTGAGTGATAAGTGTTTGGTGAAAGGTGTTTGTGGGCTTAATAGTTACTGTTCTTTGGTTGATGATGCTGCTGTGTGTCTTTGTCCTCCTGgctttgattttgttgattCTTACCAAAGGTCACTGGGTTGCACTAGGAGTTTCAGTGGAGGAGATTGTTTGAAGGATTCAAACATCACAATGGTTGAGTTGAAGAACACTACTTGGGTGGATAAAACTTACTCTATATTTCCATCAGGGATGAGCAGGGATGATTGTGAAGCTAAATGCATGGATGATTGCTTCTGCAAAGCTGTTTTGTTTAAGAGCACTGGTGAGTGTTCAAAACAGCTGCTTCCTTTGAGGTATGGAAGAATGGGAGGAAATGACACTGTGTTTATCAAGCTTGCGGCAGTGATATCTAACTCCTCTAGTGAGCAACATGGAAACAATAAAACCACCACATTGCTGCTGATAATCTCTGTGATTTTCTCTTCTCTGTTTTTCATTCTCCTCTTGTTTGCAGTTTTCTTAATCTTTGTGATCAGACATCAGAGAAAACATCTACATGAAAAAGCAAGTCTCAATGAGGAATCTCCATTGAAGTCTTATTCTTATCAAGAGCTAGAGGATGCTACAAATGGCTTCAGGGAAGAGTTAGGCAGAGGAGCGTTTGGTGTGGTGTTTAAGGGATCAATATTGAGTATAAACGGAGAGAAAACCATAGCAGTGAAGAGATTGCAGAAGATGGTTGATGAAGGGGAGAAGGAGTTCCAAAGAGAAGTGAAGGCTATAGCAAGAACACATCACCGGAACTTAGTCCAACTTCTTGGCTTTTGCAATGAAGGATCAAACAGGCTGCTTGTTTATGAGTACATGGGCAATGGTTCTCTTGCAGACCTTCTCTTCAAAAGAAGCATAACTGGTACTTATCCAAACTGGAAACAGAGAACAAAGATTGCAATAGATGTTGCAAGGGGTCTCCATTACTTGCATGAAGAGGTTGAGAATCATATCATTCATTGTGACATAAAACCTCAGAACATACTCATTGACAAGTCTGAAAATGCAAAGATATCTGATTTTGGATTGGCAAAGCTGTTGATGCCAGAGCAGACAAAGACATTCACAGGAATAAGGGGGACAAGAGGGTACTTAGCACCAGAATGGCACAAGAATGTGGCAATCACAGTGAAGGCAGATGTATTCAGTTTTGGAGTTTTGTTGTTTGAGATCATATGCTGCAAAAGGAATATGGAGATGGAGGAACAGGGGATGGATTGCACACTTGTGGAGTGGGTTTATGAATGTTTTGAAGAAGGGGATTTGAGAAAGGTTTTGAGTGGGGAGGAGGAGGTGGACATGGTGGAGTTGGAGAGGATGGTCATGGTGGGACTTTGGTGTGTTCATAATGACCCTGGGTTTAGGCCATCAATGAAGAATGTTGTACCCATGCTTGAAGGGAACATGATTGTTCCAAGGCCTCCATTAGTACCTCCAACGTCCTTTTATTAA
- the LOC120261535 gene encoding putative pentatricopeptide repeat-containing protein At1g56570, with amino-acid sequence MGIPLYATLLDRCYAARDSFLLLRAHARILTNGLADHDLLRTKLCAAYARCDRLHESLLLFSFATRRPTFLYNSLIRAHADRSRFALALSFFQFMLSDGVAANVACVASTLRCVAGVASLRLGRLLHSHAVVSSLLSQDPSIPNSLIAMYSSCGDLPSARKVFDDMRQRKNLVSYTSMISALGTHGHSKEAFSLFEKILEEGERPDSKAITAVLAACAREGLVEEGRRVFKMIRARRFGAVSMGVEHFTCMVDLLGTAGLVEETEVLIHGMDGKPDEAMLTALLKACQTHGKFDATERVWGVLLKQCRMRGRLDVAERIAEQVYGSGR; translated from the coding sequence ATGGGGATCCCTTTGTACGCCACGCTCTTGGATCGCTGCTACGCCGCGCGAGACTCGTTCTTGCTGCTGCGCGCTCACGCGCGCATTCTCACGAACGGGCTCGCCGATCACGATCTCCTGCGGACCAAGCTCTGCGCGGCCTACGCGCGCTGCGATCGTCTCCATGAGTCTCTTCTCTTGTTCTCCTTCGCCACTCGCCGGCCAACGTTTCTCTACAACTCACTCATCCGTGCTCACGCGGATCGCTCCCGGTTCGCCTTGGCGCTCTCCTTCTTCCAGTTCATGCTCTCCGATGGCGTTGCGGCAAATGTTGCCTGCGTTGCTTCCACTCTTCGATGCGTCGCCGGCGTCGCTTCCCTCCGCCTCGGCCGCCTTCTTCATTCCCATGCCGTTGTCTCGTCTCTCTTATCTCAAGATCCCTCCATTCCCAACTCCCTCATAGCAATGTACTCCAGCTGTGGAGATTTACCATCTGCTCGCAAGGTGTTCGACGATATGCGTCAGCGAAAAAACTTGGTCTCATATACCTCAATGATCAGCGCACTTGGTACTCATGGACATTCCAAAGAAGCGTTCAGCTTGTTCGAGAAAATCTTGGAGGAAGGTGAAAGGCCAGATTCGAAGGCTATCACAGCAGTGCTTGCGGCGTGCGCCCGTGAAGGACTGGTGGAGGAGGGGAGGCGAGTATTCAAAATGATCAGGGCGCGAAGGTTTGGTGCAGTGAGCATGGGAGTGGAGCATTTTACATGCATGGTGGATTTGCTTGGGACTGCGGGGTTGGTGGAGGAGACGGAGGTGTTGATACATGGGATGGATGGGAAGCCGGATGAGGCGATGCTCACGGCCTTGCTGAAGGCGTGCCAAACGCATGGGAAATTTGATGCCACCGAGAGAGTGTGGGGTGTGCTGCTCAAGCAATGCCGCATGCGCGGGCGGCTGGACGTGGCCGAGAGAATAGCGgagcaagtgtacgggtcggGGCGCTGA
- the LOC120262135 gene encoding beta-fructofuranosidase, insoluble isoenzyme 3-like isoform X1 has product MGIHNKVFSTCVFLVWFCFCLPGSIWVAEASHVVYPELQSVSPSIVDSQYRTGYHFQPPKNWINDPNGPMYHNGIYHLFYQYNTNGSVWGNIVWAHSVSFDLINWIPLEPAIYPSKKFDMNGTWSGSATLLPGNKPVIFYTGIDPQGRQVQNLAFPKDLADPYLREWTKPDYNPVIQPDASIEPSKFRDPTTAWFGLDGLWRIVIGSRRKMRGMAMLYRSRDFVRWVKAKHPLHSSKDTGMWECPDFFPVSLKGKRGLETSVSGPGVKHVLKVSLDMTRYEYYTMGTYYHMIDRYIPDNSSADDHTGLRYDYGNFYASKTFFDEAKQRRILWGWSNESDTVNDDKTKGWAGIQTIPRALWLDPSGKQLVQWPVEELETLRGKQVNLYDKELKSGDIYEVKGISSAQADVEVSFEISGLDKAEPFEEFWSDPQVLCGQKGAAVEGGVGPFGLLVLASGDREEQTAVLFRVFKAPNKHVVLMCHDPSKSSLRPGVYKPNFAGFVDVDINKTKKISLRSLIDHSVVESFGAEGKTCITSRVYPSKAIGQDAHLFVFNNGSEDVRITQLSAWEMTTPRMN; this is encoded by the exons ATGGGGATTCACAACAAAGTTTTCTCAACTTGTGTCTTCCTGGTTTGGTTTTGCTTTTGCCTCCCAGGAAGTATTTGGGTGGCAGAGGCTTCCCATGTGGTGTACCCAGAGCTCCAGTCTGTTTCTCCCTCCATTGTTGACAGTCAATATAGGACTGGGTATCACTTCCAACCCCCCAAGAATTGGATTAATG ATCCAAATG GGCCAATGTACCACAATGGCATATACCATCTCTTCTACCAGTACAACACCAATGGTTCAGTGTGGGGAAATATTGTGTGGGCTCACTCTGTTTCCTTCGACCTGATCAACTGGATACCACTGGAGCCGGCCATCTACCCTTCAAAGAAATTTGACATGAATGGCACCTGGTCCGGCTCGGCGACACTCCTCCCAGGAAACAAACCTGTCATCTTCTACACTGGCATTGATCCTCAAGGCCGTCAGGTCCAAAACCTCGCCTTCCCAAAGGACCTTGCTGATCCGTATCTCCGAGAATGGACCAAACCAGATTACAACCCTGTCATCCAACCAGATGCCTCCATTGAACCTAGCAAATTTCGTGACCCGACAACGGCTTGGTTTGGCCTTGATGGGCTCTGGAGGATTGTCATCGGCAGCAGGCGCAAGATGAGAGGAATGGCAATGTTGTACAGGAGCAGAGACTTTGTTAGATGGGTGAAGGCCAAGCACCCATTGCACTCCTCCAAGGATACCGGAATGTGGGAATGCCCGGACTTTTTCCCAGTGTCCTTGAAGGGTAAGAGAGGTCTTGAGACATCTGTGAGTGGACCTGGAGTGAAGCATGTGCTCAAAGTGAGCTTGGACATGACAAG GTACGAGTATTATACAATGGGGACATATTATCATATGATCGATAGGTACATTCCTGATAACAGCTCGGCTGATGATCATACTGGATTGAGGTACGATTATGGGAACTTTTATGCGTCCAAGACATTCTTTGATGAGGCAAAGCAGAGGAGGATTTTGTGGGGTTGGTCAAATGAATCCGACACTGTCAATGATGATAAAACTAAGGGTTGGGCTGGCATTCAA acCATTCCAAGGGCTCTTTGGCTGGATCCTAGTGGTAAGCAACTTGTCCAATGGCCAGTGGAGGAACTAGAAACCTTGAGAGGAAAACAAGTTAATTTATATGACAAAGAACTCAAGTCTGGTGACATATATGAAGTTAAAGGAATATCATCCGCACAG GCAGATGTGGAGGTTAGCTTTGAGATTTCTGGGCTGGATAAAGCAGAGCCCTTTGAAGAATTCTGGTCTGATCcacaagttctttgtggtcaaaAGGGTGCGGCCGTGGAAGGTGGAGTTGGTCCATTTGGGCTGCTGGTTCTGGCCTCTGGGGACAGGGAAGAGCAAACTGCTGTTCTTTTCAGAGTATTCAAAGCTCCCAACAAGCATGTGGTCCTTATGTGTCATGACCCTAGCAA ATCTTCTCTGAGACCAGGTGTGTACAAGCCAAACTTTGCAGGATTTGTGGATGTGGATATCAACAAGACCAAGAAAATATCACTCAGATCTTTG ATTGATCACTCTGTGGTAGAGAGCTTTGGAGCTGAAGGAAAAACATGCATCACATCAAGGGTTTATCCTAGTAAAGCAATAGGACAAGATGCACATCTATTTGTGTTTAATAATGGATCGGAAGATGTGCGAATTACACAGTTGAGTGCATGGGAGATGACTACACCACGTATGAATTGA
- the LOC120260332 gene encoding beta-fructofuranosidase, insoluble isoenzyme 4-like: MATPHQSNPIWLLILFCCYYFILSEKVEVVEATRRNFFNPQSSDSTIVSSVYRTSYHFQPPHNWINDPNGPMYYKGIYHLFYQYNPKAAVWGNITWGHSVSTDMINWIPLDIALNPTKPFDIDGCWSGSATILPSLNKPVILYTGSNQEKHQAQNIAFPKNLSDPYLIEWIKPDEYNPVMSATGDINPAQFRDPTTGWMGSDGYWRVALGAEIGGVGMALLYKSKDFVRWERADKPLHSPRGSGMWECPDFYPVALEGKRGMETSLNSEDVKHVLKMSLGETHSDHYLLGRYDEEKDMFIQDNEEKEKNYRFWRRYDYGNFYASKSFFDAGKERRILWGWSNESDSKPDDIAKGWAGIQTIPRMVWLDENGKQLVQWPIKELESLRRKRVHFHDIELKAGGLLNIKGVKASQMDVDVEFELPSLEKAGPFDSLLALDPQVLCEKGNFSTQSGIGPFGLLVMTSLNKDELTAIYFKIFEAYDRHVVLMCSDQRRSSLRPELYLPVYGGFVDIDIEKERRISLRTLVDHSVVESFGGEGRTCMTARVYPAFLVTSKAYLHAFNNGSETIRILHLNAWNMAKPSINVAQDQFLI; this comes from the exons ATGGCTACTCCTCATCAATCCAATCCAATATGGTTGCTGATCTTGTTCTGCTGTTACTACTTCATTTTGTCTGAAAAAGTTGAGGTGGTGGAGGCCACTAGAAGGAACTTCTTTAATCCACAATCTTCAGATTCCACAATAGTCAGCAGTGTCTACAGAACTTCATACCACTTCCAACCCCCTCACAACTGGATCAATG atCCCAACG GACCAATGTATTACAAAGGGATATACCACTTGTTTTACCAGTATAATCCAAAGGCAGCAGTGTGGGGGAATATTACATGGGGTCACTCTGTATCTACAGACATGATAAACTGGATACCGTTAGATATTGCTCTAAACCCAACAAAGCCATTTGACATTGATGGCTGCTGGTCAGGGTCTGCCACCATTCTTCCAAGCTTGAACAAGCCTGTGATTCTCTACACTGGTAGCAACCAAGAAAAGCATCAAGCCCAAAACATTGCCTTTCCCAAGAATCTCTCTGATCCTTACCTTATAGAATGGATTAAACCTGATGAATACAACCCTGTCATGTCTGCCACTGGTGACATAAACCCAGCCCAGTTCAGAGACCCAACAACAGGGTGGATGGGTAGTGATGGGTACTGGAGAGTGGCTTTGGGTGCAGAGATTGGTGGTGTGGGAATGGCTCTGTTGTATAAAAGCAAAGACTTTGTTAGGTGGGAGAGGGCTGACAAGCCATTGCACTCTCCCAGAGGCTCTGGGATGTGGGAATGCCCAGACTTCTATCCTGTTGCATTGGAGGGAAAGAGAGGAATGGAGACATCTTTGAACAGTGAAGATGTGAAACATGTGTTGAAGATGAGTCTAGGGGAAACTCATTCTGATCATTATTTGTTGGGGAGGTATGATGAGGAGAAGGATATGTTCATTCAGGATAATgaggaaaaggagaagaattACAGGTTTTGGAGGAGGTATGATTATGGGAACTTTTATGCTTCCAAGAGTTTCTTTGATGCAGGGAAAGAGAGGAGGATTTTATGGGGTTGGTCCAATGAGTCTGATAGTAAACCTGATGATATTGCCAAGGGATGGGCAGGCATTCAG acaATACCAAGAATGGTTTGGTTAGATGAGAATGGAAAGCAGCTTGTGCAATGGCCAATTAAGGAGCTTGAATCTCTCAGAAGGAAAAGAGTTCACTTTCATGACATAGAGCTCAAAGCTGGAGGTTTGCTGAACATCAAAGGAGTTAAAGCTTCACAG ATGGATGTTGATGTTGAGTTTGAATTGCCAAGCTTGGAAAAAGCTGGACCATTTGATAGTTTATTGGCACTAGACCCTCAAGTTCTCTGTGAGAAAGGGAATTTCTCCACTCAAAGTGGAATAGGACCATTTGGTTTGCTGGTTATGACatccctgaacaaagatgagCTCACAGCCATCTACTTCAAGATCTTCGAAGCTTATGATAGACATGTTGTTCTAATGTGCTCTGATCAAAGAAG GTCCTCTTTAAGACCAGAACTATACCTCCCAGTTTATGGTGGTTTTGTGGACATAGACATAGAGAAGGAAAGGAGAATCTCTCTAAGAACTCTG GTTGATCATTCAGTTGTGGAGAGCTTTGGAGGAGAGGGTAGGACATGCATGACAGCCAGAGTTTATCCTGCTTTTCTGGTCACAAGCAAAGCTTATCTGCATGCATTCAATAATGGATCAGAAACAATCCGCATTTTGCATCTTAATGCATGGAACATGGCAAAACCTAGCATTAATGTTGCACAAGATCAGTTCCTTATATGA